One part of the Mariniflexile litorale genome encodes these proteins:
- a CDS encoding ATP-binding cassette domain-containing protein, producing the protein MIKTNNISNQEIVLEIKNLHKSFGDNHVLKGFNMQLHQGENLVIMGKSGSGKSVMIKCLVGLIEADSGSISLMHKDITKLTQEALDTLRADIGFLFQGSALYDSMTVRENLEFPLRRHKAKFSKHLNTEALVIESLENVGLANAIDLMPSELSGGMKRRVALARTLILKPKIILYDEPTSGLDPITAKEIISLMQDIQKKYKTSSIIITHDVDCARVISDRMILLIDGIDYAVGTYLELSNNENPKIKAFFKH; encoded by the coding sequence ATGATAAAAACAAATAACATATCAAATCAAGAGATTGTTTTAGAAATTAAAAACCTACATAAAAGCTTTGGAGATAACCATGTATTGAAAGGATTTAATATGCAATTACATCAAGGAGAGAACTTAGTAATTATGGGGAAATCTGGTTCAGGGAAATCGGTGATGATTAAATGTTTGGTTGGCCTAATCGAAGCAGATAGTGGCTCTATTTCTTTAATGCATAAAGATATTACTAAATTAACTCAAGAGGCTTTAGATACGCTTAGAGCAGATATTGGGTTTTTATTTCAAGGTAGTGCCTTATACGATTCTATGACCGTTAGAGAAAACCTGGAGTTTCCTTTACGACGACATAAAGCAAAGTTTAGTAAACACCTAAATACGGAAGCTCTCGTTATTGAATCACTGGAAAATGTTGGTTTGGCAAATGCGATAGATTTAATGCCTTCTGAATTATCTGGAGGAATGAAGAGACGTGTAGCCTTAGCAAGAACTCTAATTCTTAAACCGAAAATTATTCTATATGATGAACCAACAAGTGGCTTAGATCCAATTACTGCTAAAGAAATCATTTCTCTAATGCAAGACATTCAAAAAAAATATAAAACCTCATCAATTATCATTACTCATGATGTGGATTGCGCAAGAGTTATTTCAGATCGAATGATATTGCTAATCGATGGCATCGATTATGCCGTTGGTACCTATTTAGAATTATCAAACAATGAAAATCCAAAAATAAAAGCCTTCTTTAAACATTAA
- a CDS encoding pyridoxamine 5'-phosphate oxidase family protein, with protein MIKTLNKKESTKILVSNYIGNLSYIYRDRPYIVPITYFYDKNNNAIIGYSAEGHKINAMRKNCNVSLGVSEVDSVNSWESVLAQGKFIEFSGSEAKAKLHIFSLGVKNLIINREHRKLDFISEFSSKSYKDDLPVVFQIKIEEITGRMRRN; from the coding sequence ATGATCAAAACACTAAATAAGAAAGAAAGTACTAAGATCCTAGTATCAAATTACATTGGAAATCTATCTTATATTTATAGAGATAGACCTTATATAGTGCCTATAACCTATTTTTATGATAAGAATAATAATGCAATTATTGGTTATTCCGCAGAAGGTCATAAAATAAATGCTATGCGTAAAAACTGTAATGTGTCTCTCGGAGTTTCAGAAGTTGATTCTGTGAATTCTTGGGAATCGGTATTGGCTCAAGGCAAGTTTATAGAATTTTCAGGAAGTGAAGCAAAAGCTAAACTCCACATCTTTTCGTTAGGGGTAAAGAATTTGATTATCAATAGAGAGCATAGAAAACTTGATTTTATAAGTGAATTTTCGAGTAAAAGCTATAAAGATGATTTGCCTGTTGTTTTCCAAATTAAAATTGAAGAGATTACAGGGAGAATGAGACGAAATTAA
- a CDS encoding ABC transporter permease: MLNTHKIKNQLESLLIEIGGLSYFTGRFFRETFKRPFEFKELLNQCYKMGNKSLLLVGITGFIIGLVLTLQTRPTLMEFGAVSWMPSMVSISIVREIGPILTALVCAGRIGSGIGAEIGSMRVTEQIDAMEVSGTNPFKYLVVTRVIAIILMLPILVIVGDAIALFGSFLVENIKGHVSFVLFFNQVFDSLEFGDIIPATIKSFFFGLAIGIIGCYKGYYCKKGTEGVGKAANSAVVLASLLLFIIDFIAVFITDIFYDL, encoded by the coding sequence ATGCTAAATACCCATAAAATAAAGAATCAATTAGAGTCTCTTTTAATTGAAATAGGAGGTTTGTCCTATTTCACAGGTCGCTTTTTTAGAGAAACTTTTAAACGCCCTTTTGAATTCAAAGAATTATTAAACCAATGTTATAAGATGGGAAACAAATCTTTACTTCTAGTGGGGATTACCGGGTTTATCATTGGGTTGGTATTAACTCTACAAACACGACCTACACTTATGGAGTTTGGGGCTGTGTCTTGGATGCCTTCCATGGTGAGTATATCAATTGTAAGAGAAATAGGTCCTATACTTACAGCGTTAGTTTGCGCAGGAAGAATTGGCTCTGGGATTGGAGCCGAAATTGGTTCTATGCGAGTCACTGAGCAAATTGATGCTATGGAAGTTTCTGGTACTAATCCTTTTAAATATTTAGTTGTTACACGTGTTATAGCAATAATCCTAATGCTTCCAATTTTAGTAATTGTTGGAGATGCGATTGCTCTATTTGGTTCTTTTTTAGTAGAAAACATAAAAGGACATGTATCATTCGTTTTATTCTTTAATCAAGTATTTGATTCATTAGAATTTGGAGATATAATTCCGGCAACGATAAAATCATTCTTTTTTGGCTTGGCAATTGGAATTATAGGTTGCTATAAAGGCTATTACTGTAAAAAAGGGACTGAAGGTGTTGGTAAAGCTGCAAATTCCGCAGTAGTACTTGCGTCTCTTTTACTATTTATTATAGATTTTATCGCTGTATTTATAACAGATATTTTTTACGATTTATGA
- a CDS encoding RsiV family protein, producing MKYIYLLALVLLLFSNCKNDTRNENINEIEESDEFKSSDQDKIQKVDRDIKLFDKTISIELKQKKLIDKKDESEELQKLLIDKKYVVKNKNYSINFKYPLLNESFKPSNANFNDFINNYYVNITKTESDIIESKLQCDSIESKTFREERFINYKIYNVNDRLVSVLFYKENFYSGAMHPSYSFDCFNFDLNRGVFMTYEDFFIKGSEDDLLIIINEKISKKIQKGDLYYECWELSSTDFFEGKNNFVLNDTYLEFYFDDCVMCPSYTGTYSIELPLTDLLPVLKKYDMNPLGFLVK from the coding sequence ATGAAATATATATACTTATTAGCATTAGTCTTGTTATTATTCAGTAATTGTAAAAATGATACGCGTAATGAAAATATTAATGAAATTGAAGAAAGCGATGAGTTTAAATCATCCGATCAAGATAAAATTCAGAAAGTCGACAGGGATATCAAGTTATTCGATAAAACTATTTCTATAGAATTAAAACAAAAAAAACTGATTGATAAAAAGGACGAAAGTGAAGAACTTCAAAAATTGCTTATTGATAAAAAGTATGTTGTAAAAAACAAAAATTATAGTATCAACTTTAAATATCCATTGCTAAACGAATCATTCAAACCTTCGAATGCTAATTTTAACGACTTCATTAATAACTATTATGTAAATATAACCAAAACTGAATCTGACATCATAGAGAGTAAATTACAATGTGATAGTATAGAGTCTAAAACATTTAGAGAAGAACGATTTATAAATTATAAAATTTATAATGTTAATGATCGTCTTGTAAGTGTGCTTTTTTATAAAGAGAATTTTTATTCTGGAGCTATGCATCCAAGTTATTCTTTTGATTGCTTTAATTTCGATTTAAATAGAGGTGTTTTTATGACTTATGAAGATTTCTTTATAAAAGGATCAGAAGATGATCTATTGATTATAATAAATGAAAAAATAAGTAAAAAAATACAAAAAGGAGATTTGTATTATGAATGTTGGGAACTCTCTTCAACTGATTTTTTTGAGGGTAAAAACAACTTTGTACTTAATGACACCTACTTAGAGTTTTATTTTGATGATTGTGTTATGTGCCCATCATATACAGGTACATATTCTATTGAACTTCCATTAACCGATTTGTTGCCAGTTTTAAAAAAGTATGATATGAATCCGTTAGGTTTTTTAGTAAAATAG
- a CDS encoding glycoside hydrolase family 3 N-terminal domain-containing protein, which yields MRQILLTIVILYVSLSTFAQTLQNPLATIDIKGQQQWVDNLYNSMTLAEKVGQLYMVQVMSNQDKATKNKIIELIRDHHIGGVIYSLGGPNRQAQLNNELQALSKVPLLIGMDAEWGLSMRLDSTYAFPWNMTLGAIKDNHLIEQTGKQIGEHNKRLGVHFNFAPVVDINTNPLNPIIGNRSFGEDRDNVTEKALAFMKGMQSAGVLASAKHFPGHGDTDQDSHKTLPTISFNEKRINTIELYPYKKLIKQGLSSVMVAHLKVPSLEPSGYPSSLSKNVVTNILKEDLGFKGLIFTDALTMKGAADFKEVGAIDLAAFKAGNDVMLMSEDVPVGISKIIEAYNSGEISEARLELSVKKILQAKYKVGLNNYKPVGLNNLSADLNRLKDDILYEELLENAITIVKNEKDLLPLRKLEDKTIAYVKMGDDDGVVFLDELKKYTKVHHIEATSLDELMGKLQDYNTVIIGLHRSNLNPWKSFQFTETELTWLYEIAKTHKVVLDVFVKPYALSDLATIENIESIVVSYQNSKIAQEKSAQLIFGALESKGSLPVSIGNYFKVGDGIHNNAIKRLSYTIPERVGMDSEKLKKIDLLALKAINGKMTPGIQLLIARKGKVIYNKSFGKHTYSGNDPVVFDDIYDVASLTKILATLPLLMELEEEGVVNLDTKLSQILPSYKSSNKANITLKAMLSHYARLRPWEPFYARTLDSATKRPSEKYYKTERSEKFNIEVANNLYLRSDYQDSIQKIIKDSELLGRLTYRYSDFPYYILKKYIEEYYDQTLDVLVQDRFYKSLGANYTMYNPFHKISNKKIIPTEIDDYYRFQEVHGYVHDMGAAMQNGIGGHAGIFSNANDVAKIMQMYLQKGFYGGKRYFKSETLDKFNTCYFCDKGNRRGIGFDKPQLDEDGPTCGCISLNSFGHSGFTGTYAWADPEEEIVYIFLANRTHPSATHNLLLKENIRTDIQRLIYEAIID from the coding sequence ATGCGTCAAATCTTATTAACTATAGTAATTCTATATGTATCACTTTCAACATTTGCTCAGACTTTACAAAATCCTTTAGCTACAATAGATATTAAAGGGCAGCAACAGTGGGTTGATAATCTATATAATTCCATGACTCTAGCCGAAAAAGTAGGGCAGTTGTACATGGTACAAGTCATGTCTAATCAAGATAAAGCCACAAAGAATAAGATTATTGAATTAATTAGAGACCACCATATTGGTGGGGTAATTTATTCGCTAGGAGGTCCTAACAGACAAGCTCAATTAAATAACGAATTACAAGCACTTTCAAAAGTTCCATTATTAATAGGGATGGATGCCGAATGGGGTTTAAGTATGCGTTTAGATTCAACCTATGCATTTCCATGGAACATGACTCTTGGCGCCATAAAAGACAATCATTTAATTGAGCAAACAGGAAAACAAATTGGAGAGCATAATAAAAGGTTGGGTGTTCATTTTAATTTTGCTCCAGTGGTAGATATTAATACCAATCCATTAAACCCAATTATTGGCAACCGCTCATTTGGAGAAGATAGGGATAATGTCACCGAAAAAGCATTGGCTTTTATGAAAGGAATGCAAAGTGCAGGTGTTTTAGCAAGTGCGAAGCATTTTCCTGGACATGGGGATACCGACCAAGATTCGCATAAAACATTACCAACTATTAGTTTTAATGAAAAGCGTATCAATACTATAGAATTGTATCCTTATAAAAAATTAATTAAACAGGGACTTTCCAGTGTTATGGTAGCACATTTAAAAGTGCCTAGTTTAGAACCATCGGGGTATCCATCTTCATTATCAAAAAACGTAGTAACTAATATTTTAAAGGAGGATTTAGGTTTTAAAGGACTTATATTTACCGATGCTTTAACGATGAAAGGTGCTGCCGATTTTAAAGAAGTGGGAGCTATAGATTTAGCAGCTTTTAAAGCAGGAAATGACGTCATGTTAATGTCTGAAGACGTGCCTGTTGGTATTTCAAAAATAATTGAAGCTTACAACAGTGGAGAAATTAGTGAAGCACGGTTAGAACTTTCGGTTAAAAAAATTCTCCAAGCAAAATATAAAGTAGGATTAAATAATTACAAGCCTGTCGGTTTAAATAATTTATCGGCCGATTTAAATAGGTTAAAAGATGATATTCTTTATGAAGAACTTTTAGAGAATGCCATTACCATTGTTAAAAATGAAAAGGATTTATTACCACTTCGTAAACTTGAAGATAAAACGATAGCTTATGTTAAAATGGGCGATGACGATGGAGTTGTTTTTTTAGATGAACTTAAAAAATACACTAAAGTACATCATATTGAGGCCACTTCATTAGACGAATTAATGGGAAAACTTCAAGATTATAATACGGTTATAATTGGTTTGCACCGTTCCAATTTAAACCCATGGAAATCGTTTCAATTTACAGAAACAGAACTTACTTGGTTGTATGAAATAGCTAAAACCCATAAGGTCGTTTTAGATGTATTTGTAAAACCCTATGCGCTTTCAGATTTAGCAACCATTGAAAACATAGAAAGCATCGTAGTAAGCTACCAAAATAGTAAAATAGCTCAAGAAAAATCGGCACAACTTATATTTGGAGCCCTAGAATCTAAAGGTAGTTTACCTGTTTCAATTGGCAATTATTTTAAAGTAGGTGATGGTATTCATAATAATGCCATCAAGCGTTTAAGTTATACAATTCCCGAACGTGTAGGGATGGATTCTGAAAAATTAAAAAAGATAGATTTATTAGCGCTAAAAGCAATAAATGGTAAGATGACTCCAGGTATTCAACTATTGATAGCTCGGAAAGGAAAAGTAATTTACAATAAAAGTTTTGGAAAACACACATATTCAGGAAATGATCCTGTAGTATTTGATGATATTTATGATGTTGCATCATTAACCAAAATATTAGCAACCTTACCTTTGCTTATGGAATTGGAAGAAGAAGGTGTAGTTAATTTAGATACCAAACTTTCTCAAATTCTACCTAGTTATAAAAGTTCAAACAAGGCAAATATTACATTAAAAGCCATGTTATCGCATTATGCACGACTAAGGCCATGGGAACCTTTTTATGCCCGTACTTTAGATAGTGCAACAAAACGTCCCAGTGAAAAATATTATAAAACGGAACGCAGCGAAAAGTTTAATATTGAAGTAGCTAATAATTTGTATTTGCGTTCTGATTATCAGGACTCTATACAAAAAATAATTAAAGATTCTGAGCTTCTAGGCCGACTAACATATAGGTATAGTGATTTTCCATATTATATTTTAAAGAAATATATTGAAGAGTATTACGACCAAACGTTAGATGTACTTGTACAAGACCGTTTTTATAAATCATTAGGTGCTAATTATACTATGTATAATCCGTTTCATAAAATAAGTAATAAAAAAATCATTCCAACCGAAATTGATGATTATTACAGATTTCAAGAAGTGCATGGGTATGTACATGATATGGGGGCTGCCATGCAAAATGGTATTGGTGGGCACGCAGGTATATTCAGTAATGCCAATGATGTGGCTAAAATTATGCAAATGTATTTGCAAAAAGGATTTTATGGCGGAAAGCGTTATTTTAAATCGGAAACACTCGATAAATTTAATACTTGCTATTTTTGCGATAAAGGCAATAGAAGAGGTATAGGCTTTGATAAACCACAATTAGATGAAGATGGGCCAACATGTGGTTGTATATCGTTAAATAGTTTTGGGCATTCTGGTTTTACAGGAACCTATGCTTGGGCTGATCCTGAAGAAGAAATAGTTTATATATTTTTAGCCAACAGAACACATCCCAGTGCCACACACAATTTATTATTAAAGGAAAATATTAGAACAGATATACAACGCTTAATTTATGAAGCGATAATTGATTAA
- a CDS encoding MlaD family protein, translating to MKHSNSQKLQLGTLVIIGTILFIAGVYLIGQRSNMFKKTFTISAFFQNVNGLQKGNNVRYSGIEIGTVKDIIMINDSTIKVDMNIEEKIISHIKKNAIATIGSDGLVGNMIINIVPNKGSSKVISNGDVIKSYSKIGADDILSTLSVTNENAAILTADLLKITNSIIEGKGTLGVLLNDTIMSKDLKQSITNLKTASMGASNSIGELNHIITSLKTADTSVMGMLLNDTLSGMKLKNIVGHLETSSSEIETILLNINTVVDDFNTSKGTYNYLVRDTTLANSLESTLKNINEGTDKFNQNMEALKHNFLTRGYFRKLERQEKKDVNNKN from the coding sequence ATGAAACATTCAAACTCACAAAAACTACAATTAGGCACTTTGGTTATTATTGGCACAATTCTTTTTATAGCGGGAGTTTATCTTATTGGTCAACGTAGCAATATGTTTAAAAAGACCTTTACTATAAGTGCTTTTTTTCAAAACGTAAATGGTTTACAAAAAGGCAATAACGTAAGATATTCTGGGATTGAGATTGGAACGGTTAAAGACATCATAATGATTAACGATTCTACTATTAAGGTAGATATGAATATCGAAGAAAAAATTATTTCCCATATCAAAAAGAATGCGATTGCAACTATTGGATCTGATGGACTAGTTGGAAATATGATAATAAATATTGTACCTAATAAAGGTTCTTCAAAAGTCATTAGTAACGGAGATGTTATTAAATCCTATAGTAAAATTGGAGCAGACGACATTTTAAGTACATTAAGCGTTACTAACGAAAATGCTGCCATATTAACGGCAGATTTATTAAAAATAACCAATAGTATCATTGAAGGTAAAGGGACTTTGGGTGTTTTACTTAACGATACCATTATGTCCAAAGATTTAAAACAATCAATTACTAATCTTAAAACAGCAAGTATGGGCGCTTCCAATTCTATTGGCGAATTAAATCATATCATTACATCATTAAAGACAGCCGATACTAGTGTTATGGGAATGCTACTAAATGACACCCTATCTGGTATGAAACTAAAAAACATTGTTGGTCATCTTGAAACGTCTAGCTCAGAAATTGAAACTATTTTATTAAATATTAATACTGTCGTTGATGATTTCAATACTAGTAAAGGCACATATAATTATCTTGTAAGAGACACTACACTAGCGAATAGTTTAGAATCTACTCTAAAAAATATAAATGAAGGCACAGATAAATTCAACCAAAATATGGAAGCTCTAAAACATAACTTTTTAACGAGAGGCTATTTTAGAAAATTAGAGCGACAAGAAAAAAAAGACGTTAATAATAAAAATTAA
- the bshA gene encoding N-acetyl-alpha-D-glucosaminyl L-malate synthase BshA: MKIGIVCYPTFGGSGVVATELGLELSKRGHEIHFITYNQPVRLELLSNNVHYHEVNVPEYPLFHYQPYELALSSKLVDMVKLHKIEILHVHYAIPHAYAAYMAKKMLEEEGVFIPIVTTLHGTDITLVGSHPFYKPAVTFSINKSDAVTAVSQSLKDDTLRLFNIKKDINVVSNFIDLEKYNDKFTDCQRGMMANDDEKIITHISNLRPVKRSQDVISIFYNIQKEMPAKLMLIGEGPEREHIELRCQELGILDKVIFFGKSNEIDKILCFSDLFLLPSQTESFGLAALEAMASGVPVISSNTGGIPEVNIHGVSGFLSEVGDVADMSKNALYILSDKERLSTFKKNAKQTAEKYDLHTIVPQYEAIYEDTLAKYLITYNNA; this comes from the coding sequence ATGAAAATAGGTATAGTATGTTATCCCACTTTTGGGGGTAGTGGTGTTGTTGCTACCGAGTTAGGTTTAGAACTATCTAAACGCGGTCACGAAATTCATTTTATCACGTACAATCAACCTGTACGTTTAGAATTATTAAGTAATAATGTACATTATCATGAAGTGAATGTCCCAGAATATCCCTTATTTCATTATCAACCTTATGAGCTGGCTTTATCTAGTAAATTAGTTGATATGGTAAAACTTCATAAAATTGAAATTTTACATGTGCACTATGCAATTCCCCATGCGTATGCGGCTTATATGGCAAAGAAAATGTTAGAAGAAGAAGGGGTGTTTATACCTATTGTAACCACTTTGCATGGTACGGATATTACGCTAGTTGGAAGTCATCCATTTTATAAGCCAGCGGTAACATTTAGTATAAATAAATCGGACGCTGTAACTGCCGTATCACAAAGTTTAAAGGATGATACTTTGCGTTTGTTCAATATTAAAAAAGATATCAATGTGGTATCTAACTTTATAGATTTAGAAAAATATAATGATAAGTTTACCGATTGCCAACGTGGAATGATGGCGAACGATGATGAAAAAATCATTACCCATATTAGTAATTTACGACCTGTAAAACGCTCTCAAGATGTTATAAGTATCTTTTATAACATTCAAAAGGAAATGCCGGCAAAACTCATGCTAATAGGTGAAGGTCCAGAACGAGAGCATATAGAATTGCGTTGTCAAGAATTGGGGATTTTAGACAAAGTTATTTTCTTCGGAAAAAGTAATGAGATTGATAAAATTTTATGTTTTAGCGATTTATTTTTATTACCATCACAAACCGAAAGTTTTGGATTGGCAGCTTTAGAAGCCATGGCATCGGGAGTTCCTGTTATATCTAGTAATACAGGTGGCATACCAGAAGTTAATATACATGGTGTGTCTGGGTTTTTAAGTGAAGTAGGTGATGTTGCTGATATGTCTAAAAATGCATTATATATTCTAAGTGATAAAGAACGCTTATCAACTTTTAAAAAGAATGCAAAACAAACGGCAGAAAAGTACGACCTACATACTATTGTGCCTCAATACGAAGCTATTTATGAAGATACCTTAGCAAAGTATTTGATTACATATAATAATGCATAA
- a CDS encoding metallophosphoesterase, which yields MKSLSLFTILFLCLAILLVDILVFYWLQSIIQFIGSSLLKTIIYVLFWVFTVGLITSIIVLKVTLDDINPIRRYLIISKFYGLAISSFVPKLIFGVILSILYITNYLFSKNESLIIVPLIGLLSGFLPFFIILYGIFKAVYKFKVYHHVIFSRILPKSFNGLKIVQLSDLHLGSFNYGYDKLERAIKKINHLQPDYIMITGDLVNNYAWELRGWNTVFNKLCAKKGKFAILGNHDYGDYSQWDSQEAKQENLDAIKQFYVDIGFKILLNESQIISKNNEQIAIIGVENWGKPPFKQYGDLQQAIKGVKSIPFKILLSHDPTHWSEKVIDKTDITLTFAGHTHGMQAAFQYKNLQWSPIKYKFKHWAGLYKHNQQYLYVNRGLGWLGFPARIGMRPEITFLELRTN from the coding sequence ATGAAATCGTTATCTCTTTTTACTATCCTTTTTTTATGTCTAGCAATTTTGTTGGTTGACATACTAGTATTCTATTGGCTTCAATCAATTATTCAGTTTATTGGTTCATCATTATTGAAAACAATTATTTACGTTTTGTTTTGGGTATTTACCGTAGGGTTAATAACTTCAATTATTGTGTTAAAAGTTACTTTAGATGATATTAATCCGATTAGAAGATATCTTATAATTTCAAAATTTTATGGTTTAGCAATTTCGTCCTTTGTTCCTAAGCTTATTTTTGGCGTAATCTTATCTATTCTTTATATTACCAATTATCTGTTTTCTAAAAATGAGTCACTTATTATAGTGCCTCTTATAGGATTATTATCAGGGTTTCTCCCTTTCTTTATTATTCTTTATGGGATTTTTAAAGCTGTTTATAAATTCAAAGTTTATCACCATGTTATTTTTTCTAGAATTTTACCAAAATCCTTTAATGGCTTAAAAATTGTCCAGCTATCTGATCTTCATTTAGGGAGCTTTAATTATGGTTATGACAAATTAGAACGAGCAATTAAAAAAATTAATCATTTACAACCAGATTATATAATGATTACAGGTGATTTGGTAAATAACTATGCTTGGGAATTACGAGGTTGGAATACCGTTTTTAATAAACTTTGCGCCAAAAAAGGAAAATTTGCTATTTTGGGCAATCATGATTATGGTGATTATAGTCAATGGGATTCTCAAGAAGCAAAGCAAGAAAATTTGGATGCTATAAAGCAGTTTTATGTGGATATAGGTTTTAAAATTTTATTAAATGAATCTCAAATTATTTCAAAAAATAACGAACAAATTGCTATTATAGGTGTTGAAAATTGGGGAAAACCACCTTTTAAACAATATGGCGATTTACAACAAGCCATTAAAGGTGTAAAATCGATTCCATTTAAAATTTTATTGTCTCATGACCCTACACATTGGTCTGAGAAAGTTATAGATAAAACAGACATCACCTTAACATTTGCTGGTCATACACATGGTATGCAGGCAGCTTTCCAATATAAAAACTTACAATGGAGTCCCATAAAATATAAGTTTAAGCATTGGGCAGGTTTATATAAACACAACCAACAATATCTTTATGTCAATAGGGGTTTGGGTTGGTTAGGATTTCCTGCAAGAATAGGAATGCGACCAGAAATTACATTTTTAGAATTAAGAACAAACTGA